A stretch of DNA from Anaerolineales bacterium:
TCTTCGCTCATGTCGCCCTGCGCCCGCCGCGCGTATAATGCCGCCGATGGAACCCGATGTCGTCCAGCGAGTGCTGGATCTCAACGCGACATTCTACCAAGTGAACGCAGTGGCCTTCGCCGACACCCGTCGGCGGCCTCAGCCTGGCGTGTGCGCCGTGGTCGAAGCGATCGAGCCCTCCGCCAGCATTCTGGACGTCGGCTGCGGACACGGCCTGGTTGCAGGCCAGCTGCACCGCCAGGGCCACAGCGGTGGATACACCGGGATCGACTCGAGCCCGCAACTGCTCGCCTTGGCAGCCCAGTCTGTCCCGACGCAGGGGTTCGCCTTCCACCGGGCCGACCTGGCCGCAGCGGACTGGCCGCAAAGGCTGTCGCAGACCTACCAGGTGATTCTGGCTTTCGCCGTGCTGCACCATCTCCCCGGAGAACCTATGCGCCAGCGGGTGGCTTCCAGTCTTGCGAAGCTTCTGACGGAAGATGGACGGATTGAGGTGTCGGTCTGGAACTTCCTGGAGCTGCCGCGCTTGCGCCAGCGGATCGTGCCCTGGAAGCGCCTGGGGCTGGCGGACGACCAGGTCGATCCCGATGACTACCTGCTCGACTGGCGCCACGCAGGCAGGGGGCTGCGCTACGTGCATACCTTCACGCCCGCCTCCCTCGGCCAGCTGGCGGCCCACGCCGGGCTGATGGCTTCGGAC
This window harbors:
- a CDS encoding class I SAM-dependent methyltransferase, with protein sequence MEPDVVQRVLDLNATFYQVNAVAFADTRRRPQPGVCAVVEAIEPSASILDVGCGHGLVAGQLHRQGHSGGYTGIDSSPQLLALAAQSVPTQGFAFHRADLAAADWPQRLSQTYQVILAFAVLHHLPGEPMRQRVASSLAKLLTEDGRIEVSVWNFLELPRLRQRIVPWKRLGLADDQVDPDDYLLDWRHAGRGLRYVHTFTPASLGQLAAHAGLMASDGRFSDGENGRLGLYQRWSLAA